Proteins encoded together in one Microbacterium sp. zg-Y625 window:
- a CDS encoding transcriptional regulator, which translates to MTITEPRFDETIHPRNRLQICAILADAEAIDFATVRETLDISESSLSKHVKYLSEAGYVTVTKSRHGSRSRTWLSLSKAGRAAYNGHLAELRRIAGLTAPPVM; encoded by the coding sequence ATGACCATTACCGAGCCACGATTCGACGAGACGATTCACCCGCGCAATCGTCTGCAGATCTGCGCGATCCTCGCGGATGCCGAAGCCATCGACTTCGCTACCGTGCGCGAGACGCTGGACATCAGCGAGTCCTCGCTGAGCAAACACGTCAAGTACCTCTCAGAGGCGGGATACGTCACAGTGACCAAGAGTCGACACGGTTCACGCAGCCGCACCTGGCTGTCGCTGAGCAAAGCCGGCCGCGCCGCCTACAACGGTCACCTTGCGGAACTGCGACGCATTGCCGGTCTCACCGCGCCGCCTGTGATGTGA